From a single Apostichopus japonicus isolate 1M-3 chromosome 12, ASM3797524v1, whole genome shotgun sequence genomic region:
- the LOC139977298 gene encoding craniofacial development protein 2-like, which translates to MADLNAKVGKKEDGEESVIGNFGYGQRNDRGDGLVEFAISSKLKILNTFFKKKANRKWTWISPDRATKNEIDFILSSDLNIVKDVNVLNKVNIGSDHRMKIGKFPINTKLERQKLLRPKYSNINLDKLTERNHEFQLELANKFGTLNDEWREQDLDTWNQETIDIIQ; encoded by the coding sequence ATGGCAGATCTAAATGCAAAGGTCGGAAAGAAGGAAGATGGGGAAGAATCAGTGATTGGAAATTTTGGATATGGACAGCGCAATGACAGGGGAGACGGACTAGTCGAATTTGCCATCAGCAGCAAGTTAAAAATCCTGAATACATTTTTCAAGAAAAAAGCAAACAGGAAGTGGACTTGGATAAGTCCAGACAGAGCGACAAAGAATGAAATTGATTTCATTCTTTCATCAGATCTAAACATTGTCAAGGACGTAAATGTTCTCAACAAAGTCAACATAGGCAGCGACCACAGAATGAAAATTGGGAAGTTTCCAATCAACACTAAGTTAGAGAGACAGAAGCTACTTAGACCAAAGTATAGCAACATTAACCTAGACAAACTCACAGAAAGAAACCATGAATTCCAACTGGAACTAGCAAACAAGTTTGGTACACTTAACGACGAGTGGAGAGAGCAAGATCTAGACACATGGAACCAAGAGACAATAGACATCATTCAATAA